In the Helicobacter typhlonius genome, one interval contains:
- a CDS encoding adenine phosphoribosyltransferase translates to MNNQHIADSIRAIYDYPKPGIIFRDITTLIGDRKTFSEVIEIFKMRYEGQKIDFVAGIEARGFIFGAALSYAMGVGFVPIRKKGKLPYTTVSEKYSLEYGFDEVEMHIDAFRNAENARVVLVDDLIATGGTAEASVRLIKSMGATCVEAAFVINLKGLEGEKKLMPYTKVFSIVEYEGK, encoded by the coding sequence ATGAATAATCAGCACATAGCAGATTCTATACGCGCGATATATGATTACCCAAAGCCGGGCATTATATTCCGTGATATTACCACGCTTATAGGGGATAGAAAAACCTTTAGTGAAGTGATAGAGATTTTTAAAATGCGCTACGAGGGACAAAAAATTGATTTTGTAGCCGGGATTGAGGCGCGCGGCTTTATCTTTGGAGCGGCACTTAGCTATGCTATGGGCGTGGGTTTTGTTCCTATACGCAAAAAAGGCAAGTTACCATATACAACAGTGAGTGAAAAATACAGCCTTGAATATGGCTTTGATGAAGTTGAGATGCATATAGATGCCTTTAGAAATGCAGAGAATGCAAGGGTGGTGCTTGTCGATGATTTAATTGCCACAGGCGGAACAGCAGAAGCAAGTGTAAGGCTCATAAAATCTATGGGTGCAACCTGTGTGGAGGCAGCATTTGTGATAAATCTTAAGGGTTTAGAGGGCGAGAAAAAGCTAATGCCTTATACAAAAGTCTTTAGTATCGTAGAATATGAGGGCAAGTAA
- a CDS encoding membrane protein → MHAIGTSITQWFFLTGFILFVLYMIVRTFFYRSVAQKEERTSASMKLTLNEAEILIRKHQLQLQRALGNIDILTQEMNALKNEVKVLKARNSQYRIETDKYKARIKELEQKIEALL, encoded by the coding sequence ATGCACGCAATAGGAACTTCAATTACGCAATGGTTTTTTTTAACGGGATTTATTTTATTTGTGTTATATATGATTGTGCGGACTTTTTTTTATCGCTCTGTGGCACAAAAAGAGGAACGCACCTCCGCTTCTATGAAACTTACACTTAATGAGGCGGAGATTCTTATACGCAAACATCAACTACAACTTCAAAGAGCACTTGGAAATATAGATATTTTGACACAAGAAATGAATGCTCTAAAAAATGAAGTGAAAGTGCTTAAGGCGCGTAACTCTCAATATAGAATTGAGACGGATAAATACAAGGCGCGTATCAAGGAGCTAGAGCAAAAAATCGAGGCACTACTCTAG
- the rpiB gene encoding ribose 5-phosphate isomerase B translates to MSKITYFIGTDHAGYKLKAFVIAFLQERGFKVVDLAPQSENRVDYPDFAQKVCEAIDLESSRGILICGSGIGMSIAANRYKHIRAALCTDAYMAKMARAHNNANVLCMGERISGVGEVESILEAFISTEFEGGRHLMRVEKLGILR, encoded by the coding sequence ATGAGTAAGATAACCTACTTTATCGGCACAGACCACGCGGGATACAAACTAAAGGCTTTTGTAATAGCCTTTTTACAAGAGAGGGGATTTAAAGTTGTTGATCTTGCGCCACAGAGTGAAAATAGGGTGGATTACCCAGATTTTGCGCAAAAGGTGTGTGAGGCGATAGATTTAGAATCTTCTCGTGGGATTCTTATCTGTGGAAGTGGAATTGGAATGAGCATTGCTGCTAATCGCTACAAACATATCCGCGCTGCACTTTGCACCGATGCGTATATGGCAAAAATGGCGCGTGCGCACAATAATGCAAATGTGCTATGTATGGGGGAGCGCATTAGTGGTGTGGGAGAGGTGGAGTCAATCCTCGAGGCGTTTATTAGCACGGAGTTTGAGGGTGGCAGGCATCTTATGCGCGTGGAAAAACTAGGTATTCTAAGATAG
- the lepB gene encoding signal peptidase I, which translates to MKNFFSKLWAFTSSWTGTIIIVLVLIFFIMQAFVIPTRSMVSTLFEGDFLFVKKFSYGIPIPRIPWLEINVLPDFKGNGHLFEGERPKRGDVVVFIPPHIEKTYFVKRTFAVGGDEVIFDESGLYLHPFEGDEYVREHYSGHIVVEKLGKLFVKNPYMGRHPGIHYDSVFYKTPFSEYFYSDENGKLYQKVCKEGMTGANIGDMEEGCDLWSRVYNDEPLESFIEDKNIAYTTMKSGRKPIAMMRLDNDMYYIKVADDEFFMIGDNRNNSLDSRFWGSVPYKNIIGQPWFIYFSINKANSQESGADEDKSRRYTIRWERMFKSVEGLEEMMREAMPK; encoded by the coding sequence ATGAAGAATTTTTTTAGCAAATTATGGGCTTTTACTTCAAGCTGGACGGGGACTATTATCATCGTGCTCGTGCTGATATTTTTCATTATGCAAGCCTTTGTGATTCCTACGCGCTCTATGGTAAGCACACTTTTTGAGGGTGATTTTTTATTTGTGAAAAAATTTAGCTATGGGATTCCTATACCGCGCATTCCTTGGCTTGAAATTAATGTTTTGCCTGACTTCAAGGGTAATGGGCATTTGTTCGAGGGTGAGCGTCCAAAAAGAGGCGATGTTGTAGTGTTTATCCCACCGCACATAGAAAAAACTTACTTTGTCAAACGCACTTTCGCGGTTGGTGGAGATGAAGTGATATTTGATGAGAGTGGTTTATACTTACACCCATTTGAGGGCGATGAATATGTGAGGGAGCATTACTCTGGGCATATTGTCGTAGAAAAATTAGGCAAACTTTTTGTGAAAAATCCCTATATGGGGCGACATCCGGGCATTCACTATGATAGCGTGTTTTATAAAACACCATTTAGCGAGTATTTTTACAGCGATGAAAATGGCAAACTTTACCAAAAAGTGTGTAAGGAGGGAATGACTGGCGCGAATATCGGCGATATGGAGGAGGGCTGCGATTTGTGGAGTAGGGTTTATAACGATGAGCCTTTGGAATCTTTTATTGAGGATAAAAATATCGCCTATACCACGATGAAAAGCGGTAGGAAACCCATTGCGATGATGCGGCTTGATAATGATATGTATTACATAAAGGTGGCTGATGATGAGTTTTTTATGATAGGAGATAATCGCAATAATAGCTTAGATTCACGCTTTTGGGGGAGTGTGCCTTATAAAAACATCATCGGGCAGCCGTGGTTTATATACTTTAGTATCAATAAGGCAAATAGCCAAGAATCGGGGGCTGATGAGGATAAGAGCAGACGTTATACAATTCGTTGGGAAAGAATGTTTAAGAGTGTGGAGGGTTTAGAAGAGATGATGAGGGAAGCAATGCCAAAATAA
- the folD gene encoding bifunctional methylenetetrahydrofolate dehydrogenase/methenyltetrahydrofolate cyclohydrolase FolD produces the protein MTLLDGKSLSAEIEKALTEDIKALAQNGVTAGLAVILVGNDPASCAYVQMKAKACKRVGIYSVTHEMPPSITEDELLSVIEILNNNPNIDGILVQLPLPQHIQTSKILEAINPKKDVDGFNPFNVGRLSAGLDGFVPATPLGVMNLLKAYDIELSGKDVVIVGMSNIVGKPLASLMLNAGASVSCCHILTRDVKAYTRNADIVCVGVGKVGLISADMVKEGAIVIDIGINRLESGALVGDVDFANVAPKTSYITPVPGGVGPMTIATLLQNTYKAARYRLKLQQ, from the coding sequence ATGACATTGCTAGATGGCAAATCTTTGAGTGCAGAGATAGAAAAAGCATTAACCGAGGATATTAAGGCACTCGCACAAAATGGTGTAACTGCTGGGTTAGCAGTAATTTTGGTGGGGAATGATCCGGCAAGTTGTGCCTATGTGCAGATGAAAGCAAAGGCTTGCAAGCGCGTGGGAATCTACTCTGTAACACACGAAATGCCTCCAAGCATCACAGAGGACGAGTTACTCTCTGTGATTGAGATTCTTAACAATAATCCAAATATTGATGGAATCCTTGTCCAACTCCCGCTTCCTCAACATATCCAAACTTCTAAGATTCTCGAGGCGATTAATCCTAAAAAAGATGTTGATGGGTTTAATCCCTTTAATGTTGGGCGGTTGTCCGCGGGGCTTGATGGCTTTGTCCCCGCTACGCCGCTAGGGGTGATGAATCTGCTTAAAGCCTATGATATAGAGCTAAGCGGTAAAGATGTAGTAATTGTGGGTATGAGCAATATCGTGGGTAAGCCGCTTGCAAGCCTTATGCTTAACGCAGGAGCGAGTGTGAGCTGTTGTCATATTCTTACGCGTGATGTCAAGGCTTATACGCGCAATGCGGATATTGTATGCGTGGGCGTGGGAAAGGTGGGCTTGATTAGCGCGGATATGGTAAAAGAGGGCGCGATTGTGATTGATATAGGGATTAATCGCTTAGAATCCGGCGCACTTGTTGGCGATGTGGATTTCGCAAATGTCGCACCAAAGACAAGCTATATCACTCCTGTGCCCGGTGGTGTGGGACCTATGACAATTGCTACACTTTTGCAAAACACTTACAAAGCAGCACGATACAGACTAAAGCTACAACAATAA
- a CDS encoding c-type cytochrome translates to MNKKLILLVILGALCANDEDIELDSISENHSKKEYTSSEYGKNLYENPRGIACNKCHGDKGEGAIIAHYKHKGVEKSLHAPRINNIEFSAFTKALNTQKGVMPIYYLTDEEITAIYMYLYRP, encoded by the coding sequence ATGAATAAAAAGCTAATTTTGCTTGTAATTTTAGGTGCATTGTGCGCGAATGACGAAGATATAGAGCTAGATTCTATAAGTGAGAATCACAGCAAGAAAGAATATACTAGTAGTGAATATGGCAAGAATCTCTATGAAAACCCACGAGGCATAGCGTGCAATAAATGCCACGGCGATAAGGGCGAGGGTGCTATTATCGCGCATTATAAGCATAAAGGCGTAGAAAAATCCCTCCACGCCCCACGCATTAACAACATCGAATTTAGTGCATTTACCAAAGCCCTCAACACACAAAAAGGCGTAATGCCAATTTATTACCTTACCGATGAGGAAATTACTGCTATTTATATGTATCTCTACCGCCCGTAA
- the hemC gene encoding hydroxymethylbilane synthase, whose product MADSQKELVIGSRGSVLALWQAEYIKSRLKDECGLESRIQIVKTRGDKILDVPLAKIGGKGLFTKELEEMLLSGEIDLAVHSLKDVPVEFVSGLGLVAITEREDPSDCFVSVKYPNLESLPQGAKVGTTSLRRSMQIQKMRGDLDTLSVRGNVQTRLEKLHNGTFDAIILAQAGLNRLEISTKDAPYIVPLEFMIPAMGQGALGIEMREDSPYVSHIAKLSHAQSALCVSAERAFVRTLEGGCQVPIGVYARYIGNVLSLQAIVGLPNGSEVITDSLFDTMRLDNISASENLGVNLAKSFIEKGARELLARAEKMAFA is encoded by the coding sequence ATGGCAGATTCGCAAAAAGAGCTTGTGATAGGCTCACGCGGGAGTGTGTTGGCATTGTGGCAGGCGGAATACATTAAGTCTCGCCTAAAAGATGAATGTGGCTTAGAATCTCGCATACAGATTGTTAAAACGCGCGGTGATAAAATCCTTGATGTGCCACTTGCAAAAATCGGTGGCAAGGGGCTTTTTACAAAAGAATTGGAGGAAATGCTCTTAAGCGGTGAGATTGATTTAGCTGTGCATAGCCTGAAAGATGTGCCTGTGGAGTTTGTTTCTGGGCTTGGTTTAGTTGCAATTACAGAACGTGAAGACCCGAGTGATTGCTTTGTGAGTGTAAAATATCCCAATTTAGAGAGTTTGCCACAGGGTGCTAAGGTAGGCACGACTTCGCTGCGCCGCTCTATGCAGATTCAAAAAATGCGCGGGGATTTGGATACATTAAGTGTGCGCGGTAATGTGCAAACGCGGCTAGAAAAGCTCCATAATGGCACATTTGACGCGATTATACTCGCTCAAGCTGGACTTAATCGCTTAGAGATTAGCACAAAAGATGCGCCCTACATCGTGCCGCTGGAGTTTATGATACCCGCAATGGGACAAGGTGCGCTAGGGATAGAAATGCGCGAAGATTCTCCATATGTTTCTCATATTGCAAAGCTCTCTCACGCCCAAAGTGCGCTTTGCGTGAGTGCGGAGAGGGCATTTGTGCGCACACTAGAGGGCGGCTGTCAAGTGCCAATAGGTGTGTATGCGCGATATATCGGTAATGTGCTTTCGCTTCAAGCTATCGTGGGGCTTCCTAATGGGAGTGAGGTGATTACAGATTCTCTTTTTGACACAATGAGACTTGATAATATAAGTGCGAGTGAGAATCTAGGTGTAAATCTCGCTAAAAGTTTCATTGAAAAGGGTGCGAGAGAGCTTCTAGCAAGGGCTGAAAAAATGGCGTTTGCGTGA
- a CDS encoding proline--tRNA ligase: MKFSQLFVNTLKESPKDAVLKSHQYLVRGGFIQQIGSGIYNFLPLGKKLLDKVRFIVKEEMDKSGAQEILMGFVTPAELWRESGRYEKYGRELLRFVDRKDNEFVLGPTHEEVITHIARSGVKSYKQLPIHLYQIHTKFRDELRPRFGLMRGREFIMKDGYSFHSSYEDLDREFDTMEETYKRILQRMGVDFKIVEADSGAIGGSGSKEFMVLAPCGEDTIVVCQNCDYGANIEASKRAQRTSPRAEEVQYDSNPPKAEFARFHTPDTKTIESVSVFFKVDRFYIMKAIVKKALKADGSADLAFFFVRGDDEAEEVKMLNAINKRANVYLELVDVSVEEIEKAGLSAGFIGAYGLRHITQAEHIYFDESLRDAEHLICGANEKDYHFVGVDLSTFADLEYADLASTKEGDLCPKCGGRLHYTKGIEVGHIFKLGDKYSRAMNAQYLDENGKAQPFIMGCYGFGISRILPAILEQKSDELGCVWSKEVNIFEVVIIISNIKDSAQSEYARQIYEKLKQEGIDVLLDERDERFGAKMKDFELLGFNHALIVGKGLNEGKIEFIKREGLERQEMPSADKDVLVAQILESIK, from the coding sequence ATGAAATTTTCACAACTTTTTGTCAATACGCTTAAGGAATCGCCAAAAGATGCGGTGCTAAAGAGCCACCAATACCTTGTGCGTGGGGGATTTATACAGCAGATTGGTAGCGGGATTTATAATTTCTTGCCGCTTGGGAAAAAACTACTTGATAAGGTGCGATTTATTGTCAAAGAGGAAATGGATAAAAGTGGTGCGCAAGAGATTTTAATGGGTTTTGTAACTCCCGCGGAGCTATGGAGAGAATCTGGGCGATATGAGAAGTATGGGCGAGAGCTTTTGCGCTTTGTGGATAGGAAAGATAATGAGTTTGTGCTAGGACCTACGCACGAGGAAGTGATTACACATATTGCGCGAAGTGGCGTGAAAAGCTATAAACAGCTACCTATTCATCTCTATCAGATTCACACAAAATTCCGTGATGAATTGCGCCCGAGATTTGGGCTTATGCGTGGGCGAGAATTTATAATGAAAGACGGATACAGCTTCCATAGCTCTTATGAGGATTTAGATAGAGAGTTTGATACGATGGAGGAGACTTATAAAAGAATATTGCAGAGAATGGGCGTGGATTTTAAAATCGTAGAGGCGGATTCTGGTGCAATTGGCGGGAGTGGCAGTAAGGAATTTATGGTTTTAGCACCTTGTGGCGAGGATACGATAGTCGTATGTCAAAATTGTGATTATGGCGCAAATATTGAGGCAAGTAAAAGGGCGCAACGCACCTCACCACGCGCAGAGGAAGTGCAGTATGATAGCAATCCACCAAAGGCAGAGTTTGCGCGATTTCACACACCAGATACAAAGACAATAGAATCTGTGAGTGTGTTTTTTAAAGTTGATAGATTCTATATAATGAAGGCTATTGTAAAAAAGGCACTTAAAGCCGATGGAAGTGCGGATTTAGCCTTTTTCTTTGTACGTGGCGATGATGAAGCCGAGGAAGTAAAAATGCTAAATGCAATTAATAAACGCGCAAATGTGTATCTTGAGCTAGTCGATGTGAGCGTGGAGGAGATAGAAAAGGCGGGACTTAGTGCGGGATTCATCGGCGCGTATGGTTTGCGCCACATTACCCAAGCGGAGCATATTTATTTTGATGAGAGCTTAAGAGATGCAGAACATCTTATTTGCGGGGCGAATGAAAAGGATTATCACTTTGTGGGTGTGGATTTAAGCACTTTTGCGGATTTAGAATACGCGGATTTGGCAAGTACAAAAGAGGGGGATTTATGTCCTAAATGTGGGGGCAGACTGCATTATACCAAAGGCATAGAGGTGGGACATATCTTTAAGCTCGGTGATAAATATTCTCGTGCGATGAATGCGCAATATTTGGACGAAAATGGCAAGGCACAGCCCTTTATTATGGGCTGCTATGGCTTTGGAATCTCGCGTATTTTACCAGCGATTTTGGAGCAAAAAAGCGATGAATTAGGCTGTGTGTGGAGCAAGGAAGTGAATATTTTTGAAGTGGTAATTATCATCTCAAATATTAAAGATAGCGCACAGAGTGAATACGCAAGGCAGATATATGAAAAGCTAAAACAAGAGGGTATTGATGTGTTACTTGATGAGCGCGATGAGCGATTTGGCGCAAAGATGAAAGATTTTGAGCTGTTAGGATTTAATCACGCGCTTATTGTTGGCAAGGGTTTAAATGAGGGTAAAATCGAGTTTATTAAGCGCGAGGGTTTAGAAAGACAAGAAATGCCGAGTGCGGATAAAGATGTGCTGGTGGCGCAGATTTTAGAATCTATAAAGTGA
- the hemA gene encoding glutamyl-tRNA reductase: MQEKMQMQYMVVSFSHKKVDIAMREKLSVKEEKIVPFLHEINACDAIRESVLLCTCNRVELYVSMHDRKSAREHIFECFAKSSTLPVEQVREIALLRLNEYAIYHIFGVASSLDSLVVGETQITGQLKSAYKLAFDNALCAKDMTRLMHFAFKCAASVRKETDISANSVSIASTAVFMAHKKLCEDLQYIESLPVLVIGSGEMGRLVCKHLLNMKAKITLVSRTLYNAKALSGELGADKIHIESYENLPQLVNAFPLLFSATSAQGYIITKDMIVSNKERRYFFDLALPRDIESLNDENVSVFCVDDLQEVVQEHKNAREESAKEAHKIVERFTSNFFTWLQTLSVEPVIKHIRFLAKQSALKELDRAVKKGFLPEEYRDNVEKILHNAFNTFLHQPTMRLRQASESHHGDPVIEVMKSMFDINDEIIMLNGYKCEKDTTF, encoded by the coding sequence ATGCAGGAAAAAATGCAAATGCAGTATATGGTTGTGAGTTTTTCGCATAAAAAAGTAGATATAGCAATGCGCGAAAAATTAAGTGTGAAAGAAGAAAAAATTGTGCCATTTTTGCACGAGATTAATGCGTGTGATGCGATTAGAGAGAGTGTTTTGCTTTGCACCTGCAACCGCGTGGAGCTTTATGTGAGTATGCACGATAGAAAAAGTGCGCGTGAGCATATTTTTGAATGTTTTGCAAAATCAAGCACTCTGCCTGTGGAACAAGTGAGGGAAATTGCACTTTTGCGCCTCAATGAATATGCTATTTATCATATTTTTGGTGTGGCTTCAAGCCTTGATAGTCTCGTTGTTGGTGAGACACAAATTACCGGACAGCTTAAAAGTGCGTATAAACTTGCCTTTGATAACGCTCTGTGTGCGAAAGATATGACGCGTTTAATGCACTTTGCATTTAAATGTGCAGCGAGTGTGCGAAAGGAAACAGATATTTCGGCTAATAGCGTCTCAATCGCCTCTACTGCTGTGTTTATGGCGCATAAAAAATTGTGTGAAGATTTACAATATATAGAATCTTTACCGGTTTTGGTGATTGGTAGTGGGGAAATGGGACGCTTAGTCTGTAAGCATTTGTTGAATATGAAAGCAAAGATTACGCTTGTTTCACGCACATTATACAATGCAAAAGCCTTGAGTGGGGAGCTTGGAGCAGATAAGATTCATATAGAATCTTATGAAAATCTCCCGCAACTTGTGAATGCCTTTCCTTTGCTTTTTAGCGCGACAAGTGCGCAGGGCTATATTATTACAAAAGATATGATAGTGTCAAACAAGGAAAGGCGGTATTTCTTCGACTTAGCCCTGCCGCGTGATATAGAATCTTTGAATGATGAAAATGTGTCGGTATTTTGTGTAGATGATTTGCAAGAGGTGGTGCAGGAGCATAAAAATGCGCGAGAGGAAAGCGCGAAAGAGGCACATAAAATCGTGGAGAGATTCACATCAAACTTTTTTACTTGGTTGCAGACTTTGAGCGTTGAGCCTGTGATTAAGCATATACGCTTTTTAGCGAAGCAGTCCGCGCTTAAAGAGCTTGATAGGGCGGTAAAGAAAGGGTTTTTGCCCGAAGAGTATCGCGATAATGTAGAGAAAATTTTACATAACGCGTTTAATACATTTCTTCATCAGCCGACAATGCGCTTACGACAGGCGAGTGAGAGTCACCACGGCGACCCTGTGATAGAGGTAATGAAGAGTATGTTTGATATTAATGATGAAATCATTATGCTTAATGGCTACAAATGTGAGAAAGACACTACTTTTTAA